The Kluyveromyces lactis strain NRRL Y-1140 chromosome B complete sequence genome contains a region encoding:
- the PZF1 gene encoding Pzf1p (similar to uniprot|P39933 Saccharomyces cerevisiae YPR186C PZF1 Transcription factor IIIA (TFIIIA) with putative Zn-fingers) translates to MKFIEKTQAMRCDWVRRFTPIHGIPNRVMDYLGNVVVATDESVMVAPTYNKENEVRQNVVGENDDDQQCCVPTPPLTRSESMDSVMSMASVTSTVSVSSSQRSKVYFCDYQGCNKSFTRPSLLTEHQLTVHHGIKPFKCDTCGKEFAKKSHLNRHMFSHTDDKPFTCSICGKGVTTRQQLKRHEITHTKSFHCSYEGCNESFYKHPQLRSHILSVHEKKLTCPHCNKTFQRPYRLKNHIDKHHNPESTGMYQCDFLSCTDVFSTWSSLQQHIKQCHPKLPCPICGKPCVAESGLRNHMMIHDESLVTKNWKCSSCPDTSFAKKTQLVQHYEESHKDVDPELLLLPTDADEDTNIKVNTDIKISETEDSFSSGKKTLLDFPSFSKKRKVDELGSVEAEIKIKKYIESGKTTKSLLLNTVGQKRKCPYTNCNRTFKSKEKFDTHIEKHKIHELKMKILEDENQKSSKNDHARKI, encoded by the coding sequence ATGAAATTCATAGAAAAAACCCAGGCGATGAGGTGCGATTGGGTAAGGAGATTCACGCCGATACACGGAATACCCAACCGAGTTATGGACTATTTAGGCAACGTTGTAGTAGCTACTGATGAATCTGTGATGGTCGCGCCGACATACAATAAGGAAAATGAGGTACGGCAGAATGTTGTTGGTGAAAACGATGATGATCAACAATGTTGTGTACCTACACCGCCGCTAACCAGATCAGAGTCCATGGATAGTGTTATGAGTATGGCCAGTGTGACTAGCACTGTGTCAGTTTCATCGTCACAGCGTTCTAAAGTATATTTCTGCGATTATCAAGGGTGTAACAAATCGTTCACAAGACCGAGTTTGCTCACGGAGCATCAGCTCACCGTGCATCATGGAATCAAACCGTTTAAATGCGACACTTGTGGCAAAGAATTTGCGAAAAAATCGCATCTGAATAGACACATGTTCTCTCATACAGATGATAAACCTTTCACATGTTCTATATGTGGGAAAGGTGTCACAACCAGACAACAGTTAAAGAGACATGAAATTACACATACGAAGTCCTTCCACTGTTCATATGAGGGATGTAACGAATCATTCTACAAACATCCACAACTCCGATCGCATATCTTGTCCGTTCACGAAAAGAAACTTACCTGCCCTCACTGTAACAAGACGTTCCAAAGGCCTTATCGATTGAAGAATCACATAGATAAGCATCACAACCCAGAATCTACCGGAATGTACCAATGTGACTTTCTTTCATGTACCGACGTATTTTCCACTTGGTCTTCTTTACAACAACATATTAAACAATGCCATCCGAAATTACCATGTCCTATTTGTGGGAAACCTTGTGTTGCTGAATCAGGTTTACGGAATCATATGATGATTCATGACGAGAGTTTGGTCACTAAGAATTGGAAATGTTCTTCATGTCCAGATACATCATTTGCGAAGAAAACTCAGCTAGTACAACATTATGAAGAAAGTCACAAAGATGTAGATCCAGAATTGCTATTACTGCCGACGGACGCTGATGAAGATACGAATATTAAAGTGAATACAGATATAAAGATATCAGAAACGGAGGACAGTTTTAGTTCAGGGAAAAAAACGTTACTTGATTTCCCctctttctcaaagaaaCGGAAAGTTGACGAGCTTGGATCAGTTGAAGCAGaaataaagataaagaagtATATTGAGTCAGGGAAGACAACCAAATCATTGTTATTGAATACAGTGGGtcagaaaagaaaatgtcCATATACCAATTGTAACAGAAcattcaaatcaaaagaaaaattcgATACTCATATTGAAAAGCACAAGATTCATGAattaaagatgaagattCTTGAGGACGAGAACCAAAAATCCTCTAAGAATGACCACGCTAGGAAGATTTAA
- the RPO26 gene encoding DNA-directed RNA polymerase core subunit RPO26 (highly similar to uniprot|P20435 Saccharomyces cerevisiae YPR187W RPO26 RNA polymerase subunit ABC23, common to RNA polymerases I, II, and III; part of central core; similar to bacterial omega subunit), protein MSDNEGAFNDGPENYEDFDQEHFSDYDGFDEGEGKFGDENGLGTDENGNTIVAGGFGPEEFQQQEARRRRTLKEKAIAKEDRTTTPYMTKYERARILGTRALQISMNAPVFVDLEGETDPLRIAMKELAEKKIPLVIRRYLPDGSFEDWSVEELIVDL, encoded by the exons ATGTCAGACAACGAGGGAGC ATTTAATGACGGTCCAGAGAACTATGAAGATTTTGACCAAGAGCATTTCTCAGATTACGACGGATTTGATGAGGGCGAGGGTAAGTTTGGCGATGAGAACGGATTAGGCACAGATGAAAACGGGAACACGATAGTTGCTGGAGGATTTGGTCCAGAAGAGTTCCAGCAACAGGAGGCTCGTCGGAGAAGAACTTTGAAGGAGAAGGCTATCGCCAAGGAAGATAGAACTACAACACCATACATGACAAAGTACGAAAGAGCCAGAATTTTAGGTACCAGAGCCTTGCAAATATCTATGAACGCACCAGTGTTCGTTGACTTGGAAGGTGAAACCGACCCATTGAGAATCGCTATGAAAGAATTAgcagagaagaagatacCATTGGTCATCAGAAGATATCTTCCTGATGGATCGTTCGAAGATTGGTCGGTTGAAGAACTTATCGTGGACTTGTAG
- the SKI3 gene encoding SKI complex subunit tetratricopeptide repeat protein SKI3 (similar to uniprot|P17883 Saccharomyces cerevisiae YPR189W SKI3 dsRNA virus protection family member contains 8 copies of the tetratricopeptide (TPR) domain): MSAVKKLLKNAKTALADSDWEYAIELSEEVLEEDNENYFAYVFLGKANESIGQNVKAKDNYLKAIALDDTNVIAWKGLFVLFKNAQNLREVVEFPKYFKLCEDYAEVLLQKQLSLIDLINDIRVIRRKYPESEEIFLESIKPGTKFGELIGGEIMTPREILRKLLTLKQNSEQQKASKLISATRMKISVNDPDYHFKVNSSAWEVYKDSEVDQLFEQLINITDDDKKRRDLEISWLEYRIKLLKTMPKEMKPSFFPVVKEMVDNMVIVKHDSLLAWTLYFDWKDYSNVNTMEMDVCLSFIQKFPTEPLAMVIYAWICSSISSYDSERLSVDILKFSANEVQLESADENERDDDESETENISNIIEVEDEGTNCMTEANVLEVLQENILKCKQSILANRIISHYYVSHNEFQLAIPYIRSGTSAVAYATRDLGAWLKNSKFDFTLLYATTYTYFEAPKNHNIALSLFDKVLLEDPKNAQAKMGKGLIFIEMKNWQEACKFLKDAVVEFPDNWEIVSAYGWSLLHTGNTQQAINKFRLVLEKAPSNDLKSIEFRALNCWRIAKCLLHDVHDASDIELINEAYQTLIRALKISDSYAPAYSLLGYIYNTYYSDESRAFKCFFKALSIDSSDIEAAFYIAEKYCAKGNWEAASAVCERLVKVEYIKNALQSISWPYRVLGMSCLERQLYAESIEWFQSSIRVSSSDVESWVGLGQAYLNCGRVEASIKVFKKVLELDENHHFAWYFLAIALSALGEFDRSIEIFERLVNTDDSEECFMVSEISTLIDYATELYSRGYLLKAIDVSSKAISKIEHVICLISANLQNVWISLSKALRIFVIIESQLDNLPIDSLVKIFSTVPMSTEVTELTLDGISLDTILADESSDNMTIALKFVVLSAKYPLLMDNFNSMSKTVHAGLWYNLGCAELLGLLTVSEDSFRDAAIHAFKSSIRCQSNNTESWIGLGIATMNVSYQVSQHCFIKAIALNSRETGSWYCMAMLALSNNDTDLARDILMKAQSIAPEDSQSWLGLALIYEKEGLATDSARMFAHAYILANSKSKVAQLLYAKNVLGRSIGNGDNERDIIAQQELSSVVFGLSQYLKKSQNDVFATQLSILALERLHDFTTATSLAQHLSTLVEERFEKTQDESELLNFALLKTQLARLYLGYADYENAIQAATFALGIIEYDVTATDITKAAIISNHVVIGLASFFSSDVDAALDHCNILLTLSHEVSNVAVLIFKILHSMQSEEASNIGLQELLDYVDTHGNDYTITLTLAAFFILENRPEELAELAKQLKTFSPSVLIKDTHKDISFLLQEIDKRLEKKKDITFLWQKSSFLFPNSPNVWDRLSSEIACRVSSSGQNRITPLHLSQKLVVCDSLTKVQKAIFLCPWNADAINALKGCF, translated from the coding sequence ATGTCAGCAGTGAAGAAACTGTTGAAGAATGCAAAGACTGCATTAGCAGATTCGGATTGGGAATATGCCATTGAGCTTTCCGAGGAAGTATTAGAAGAGGATAATGAGAACTACTTTGCATACGTTTTTCTAGGGAAAGCAAATGAAAGCATTGGTCAGAACGTAAAGGCAAAAGACAACTACCTTAAAGCCATTGCCTTGGACGATACAAATGTGATTGCTTGGAAAGGTTTATTTGTGCTATTTAAAAATGCACAAAATTTGAGAGAGGTCGTTGAGTTTCCCAAGTATTTCAAACTTTGTGAAGATTACGCTGAAGTGCTACTTCAAAAGCAGTTATCCCTTATTGACCTGATAAACGATATCAGAGtgataagaagaaaataccCAGAATCAGAAGAGATATTTTTGGAGAGTATCAAACCAGGTACCAAATTTGGTGAATTGATTGGCGGTGAAATTATGACTCCTCGTGAGATTCTACGGAAATTGTTAACACTAAAACAAAATTCTGAACAGCAAAAAGCTTCTAAGTTGATTAGCGCTACGCGTATGAAAATCAGTGTAAATGATCCAGATTATCATTTCAAAGTAAACTCTTCAGCATGGGAGGTCTACAAGGACTCGGAAGTTGATCAGTTATTTGAGCAGTTGATAAATATCACAGACGATGataaaaagagaagagatcttgaaatttcatGGTTAGAGTATCGTATAAAATTGCTAAAGACGATGCCTAAAGAGATGAAACCATCCTTCTTCCCCGtagtgaaagaaatggTGGATAATATGGTTATTGTCAAACACGATTCCCTTTTGGCTTGGACTTTATATTTTGACTGGAAAGACTACTCGAACGTAAATACTATGGAAATGGATGTGTGCCTGAGCTTTATACAGAAATTCCCAACAGAACCTTTGGCTATGGTAATATATGCATGGATATGCTCTAGTATCTCAAGTTACGATAGTGAACGTTTGagtgttgatattttaaaaTTCTCCGCGAACGAAGTGCAACTTGAATCAGCTGATGAAAATGAGcgtgatgatgatgaatcagaaactgaaaatatatcaaacaTTATTGAAGTGGAAGATGAAGGCACGAATTGTATGACTGAGGCTAACGTATTAGAAGTATTGCAAGAGAATATTCTTAAATGTAAACAAAGCATATTGGCAAATAGAATCATTTCTCATTATTATGTTTCTCATAATGAGTTTCAGCTTGCGATTCCGTATATAAGATCTGGGACTTCCGCGGTAGCTTATGCAACGAGGGATCTTGGAGCAtggttgaaaaattccaaatttgatttcacaTTGTTATACGCCACTACATACACATACTTCGAGGCTCCAAAAAATCATAACATTGCactttcattatttgaCAAAGTGCTCTTAGAAGATCCCAAAAACGCACAGGCGAAGATGGGCAAAGGTTTGATCTTCATTGAGATGAAAAACTGGCAAGAAGCATGCAAATTTTTGAAGGATGCTGTTGTCGAGTTTCCCGATAATTGGGAGATCGTTTCAGCTTATGGGTGGAGCTTGTTACACACAGGAAACACTCAACAGGCAATTAATAAATTTAGATTGGTGTTGGAGAAGGCGCCCAGTAATGACttaaaatcaattgaatttaGGGCACTCAACTGTTGGAGAATAGCCAAGTGCTTGCTACATGATGTCCATGATGCAAGTGATATCGAACTGATAAATGAAGCCTATCAGACTTTGATTCGTGCCTTAAAGATTTCAGATAGCTATGCTCCGGCGTATTCCTTATTGGGCTACATATATAACACTTATTACTCAGACGAAAGCAGAGCATTCAagtgtttcttcaaagcattaTCAATAGATTCCAGTGATATTGAAGCAGCCTTCTATATCGCAGAAAAGTATTGCGCAAAGGGTAACTGGGAAGCTGCGTCGGCTGTCTGCGAAAGACTTGTAAAGGTTGAGTACATTAAGAACGCTTTGCAATCTATAAGCTGGCCGTACAGGGTGTTGGGTATGAGTTGTTTGGAAAGGCAATTGTATGCTGAGTCCATTGAATGGTTTCAATCCTCTATTAGAGTTTCATCCTCTGACGTTGAATCATGGGTTGGTTTAGGTCAAGCTTATCTAAATTGTGGTCGTGTAGAAGCCTCAATCAAGGTATTTAAAAAAGTTCTTGAGCTAGACGAAAATCACCATTTCGCCTGGTATTTCCTCGCAATCGCTCTTTCAGCATTAGGAGAATTTGATAGAAgtattgaaattttcgaGAGGTTAGTAAATACTGATGATTCTGAAGAATGTTTTATGGTCTCTGAGATATCTACACTCATAGATTATGCCACAGAACTATATTCCCGAGGATATTTGTTGAAAGCAATTGATGTATCTTCTAAAGCCATTTCGAAAATTGAACATGTGATATGCTTAATATCTGCGAACTTACAGAATGTATGGATTTCTCTTAGTAAAGCGTTAAGAATATTTGTTATCATTGAATCTCAGCTCGATAATTTGCCTATTGATTCTCTCGTAAAGATCTTCAGCACTGTACCTATGTCAACTGAAGTTACTGAGCTTACTCTTGATGGAATTTCGTTGGATACAATTTTGGCTGATGAATCTTCTGATAATATGACTATTGCCCTTAAGTTCGTCGTTCTATCTGCTAAGTACCCCCTTCTTATGGacaatttcaattccatgTCTAAGACAGTTCATGCCGGTTTATGGTACAATCTCGGCTGCGCTGAACTGTTGGGACTATTAACCGTTTCGGAGGATAGTTTTCGTGATGCTGCTATTCATGCATTTAAAAGCTCGATTCGCTGCCAGTCGAATAACACAGAATCATGGATAGGTTTAGGTATCGCAACAATGAATGTCAGCTACCAGGTTTCCCAACATTGTTTCATAAAAGCAATTGCGCTAAATTCCAGAGAAACAGGAAGCTGGTATTGTATGGCCATGTTAGCTCTAAGCAATAACGACACTGATCTAGCCCGCGATATTCTCATGAAAGCCCAAAGCATCGCTCCTGAGGATTCTCAATCATGGCTAGGGTTGGCTTTGATATATGAAAAGGAAGGCCTGGCTACAGACAGTGCAAGAATGTTTGCCCACGCCTACATACTTGCCAATAGTAAATCGAAGGTTGCCCAACTATTATATGCCAAGAATGTTTTAGGTAGAAGCATAGGCAATGGAGATAATGAGAGAGATATTATTGCACAGCAAGAGCTTTCGTCGGTGGTATTTGGGCTAAGCCAATACCTGAAGAAATCTCAGAATGATGTCTTTGCTACTCAGCTTTCGATTTTAGCATTGGAAAGACTTCATGATTTCACAACCGCAACTTCATTAGCGCAACATCTCTCCACTTTAGTTGAAGagagatttgaaaagacCCAGGACGAGAGTGAACTACTCAACTTTGCTTTGCTTAAGACACAATTAGCCAGGCTCTATTTAGGATACGCAGATTATGAAAATGCCATTCAAGCTGCAACGTTCGCCTTGGGTATCATAGAATATGACGTTACTGCTACGGATATTACGAAGGCAGCTATTATTTCTAACCACGTTGTAATTGGtcttgcttctttctttagTTCCGATGTCGACGCTGCATTAGATCATTGTAATATCTTGCTTACCTTGTCACATGAGGTCAGTAATGTGGCAGTAttaatcttcaaaatattacaTTCCATGCAATCCGAAGAAGCTTCTAATATTGGGCTCCAAGAACTACTTGATTATGTTGATACGCACGGAAATGATTACACCATAACGTTAACTCTTGCAGCTTTCTTTATCTTGGAAAATCGCCCTGAAGAACTTGCAGAGCTAGCGAAACAACTGAAAACGTTTTCTCCCTCTGTATTGATCAAAGACACACATAAAGAtatctctttcttgttacaagaaattgataagCGTctagagaaaaagaaagacattACTTTCTTATGGCAGAAATCTAGTTTCCTCTTCCCCAACAGTCCGAATGTTTGGGACAGGTTGTCATCAGAAATTGCTTGCAGAGTCTCATCATCTGGACAAAATAGAATAACTCCTCTTCATTTAAGTCAAAAGCTAGTCGTGTGTGACTCCTTGACGAAGGTACAAAAGGCAATCTTTTTGTGTCCATGGAATGCGGACGCTATTAATGCATTAAAAGGGTGTTTTTAG
- the MLC2 gene encoding Mlc2p (similar to uniprot|Q06580 Saccharomyces cerevisiae YPR188C MLC2 Regulatory light chain for the type II myosin Myo1p binds to an IQ motif of Myo1p localization to the bud neck depends on Myo1p involved in the disassembly of the Myo1p ring) produces the protein MNKSSSVTFSQFTQEQIKKMQEAFQLIDDDGDGMISESNLAKMLRGLGKPDNKEDVEQMLSLAPDETLTFPAYLSLMSECMGEMPDPTEIREALKAFSDNEELLCDSAELEQCLKDVGLEDPAKLDRVLAHFSAKQVSGRRVFKGEKFVQSISE, from the coding sequence ATGAATAAGAGTAGTTCGGTCACTTTTTCCCAGTTTACACAAGAGCAGATCAAGAAAATGCAGGAAGCATTCCAACTAATAGATGACGATGGAGATGGAATGATATCAGAATCAAATCTTGCAAAGATGTTGAGAGGATTGGGTAAACCAGATAATAAAGAAGATGTGGAACAAATGTTAAGCTTAGCTCCTGACGAAACTTTAACATTTCCAGCGTATCTGTCGTTAATGAGCGAATGTATGGGTGAAATGCCAGACCCAACCGAGATCAGAGAAGCACTTAAGGCATTCTCAGATAATGAAGAGCTCTTGTGTGACTCTGCTGAGCTTGAACAATGTCTAAAGGACGTCGGATTGGAAGACCCTGCGAAACTGGATCGTGTATTGGCACACTTTTCTGCGAAACAAGTATCTGGCCGAAGAGTATTTAAGGGAGAAAAGTTCGTTCAATCTATCAGTGAATGA
- the RPC82 gene encoding DNA-directed RNA polymerase III subunit C82 (similar to uniprot|P32349 Saccharomyces cerevisiae YPR190C RPC82 RNA polymerase III subunit C82): MSAAQAALIPDAAVPNGGASVVSAAEPSTSTSPEPIDISSLEQRTLNPDSFLYSELARSHLGERASTVLSVLVNKGRLSTREIHSFIPELSLSSIKTVLVSLIQLRCVQYLEETSLSGRKTLYYYFNEEGLFLMLYAGDISDRIVQYFNQDEEQHLVNIAQQIIHNVLALGSLTVKDYLASESNSNDTDIFNIHQAFVRLADLEFLVPLQGIHYTPIVDLWNMLYLREYKKLPKNTTQSDLKKRNEAKAKAKLEFNRIVSSPSQDSNGKIFLTDSGTGFKKVNESVSLTFNLERYLKSRRSNQLVQFAKSRIGTTSSKIYAVALSMTEQHSNGLSHPLSKTGLFQDLDERTSLEEDLKLDEENVKGVSFTALDVARRLPSNLDLRGTLVHSNQSLKRKQKHNQSPPQFEKRIKTEDGFVVPPLPTVMEESEEENEEGDANLDLDEDDSDPRSVSLVNGHLRLLLTANIPFIKESKPGQFFVPYSSLIPILKSSTYDSIIASTLGPSSHRVLRCIRDNGLCTERTITTTSLMREKDVRTVIGTLVKYNAIEIQEVPRTVDRAASRAVFLFRIKEKHAFNTMKLNLTWNLARLISKLETLKEENATLLKKANRDDVKGREMELLLASEINQLKVVNDRELNGLVRRHRLLSLWEVFKLF, translated from the coding sequence ATGAGTGCTGCCCAAGCTGCCCTGATCCCCGATGCGGCTGTTCCAAATGGTGGTGCAAGTGTTGTATCAGCCGCAGAACCATCCACATCCACATCACCAGAACCAATCGATATCTCTTCATTAGAGCAGAGAACTCTTAACCCAGATTCGTTTTTATACTCTGAACTTGCCAGATCCCATCTTGGTGAAAGAGCCAGTACTGTTCTATCCGTGTTGGTCAACAAAGGAAGACTCTCCACGAGAGAAATTCATTCTTTCATACCAGAACTTTCGTTGTCCAGTATTAAAACCGTTTTGGTCAGTTTGATTCAATTAAGATGCGTACaatatttggaagaaaccTCACTCTCTGGTCGTAAGACCCTTTATTACTACTTTAACGAAGAAGGTTTGTTCCTTATGTTATATGCGGGTGACATCAGCGACagaattgttcaatatttcaACCAGGATGAGGAGCAACACTTGGTCAACATCGCACAACAAATTATTCATAACGTTCTCGCCCTTGGATCACTTACCGTAAAAGATTATTTAGCGTCTGAATCCAATTCCAATGATActgatattttcaatatccaCCAAGCTTTCGTCAGATTGGCTGATCTGGAATTTTTGGTTCCCTTGCAAGGGATCCATTATACACCAATCGTTGATTTATGGAATATGCTTTATCTACGAGAGTACAAGAAATTACCGAAAAACACCACACAGTcggatttgaaaaaaagaaatgaggCTAAAGCGAAGGCCAAGTTGGAGTTCAACAGAATTGTATCATCTCCATCCCAGGATTCAAATGGTAAGATCTTTTTAACAGATTCAGGAACTGGTTTCAAAAAAGTTAATGaatctgtttctttgactttcaatttggagAGATActtgaaatcaagaagatcaaacCAGTTAGTCCAGTTTGCCAAATCAAGAATTGGAACTACTTCATCCAAAATTTATGCTGTAGCTCTTTCCATGACAGAACAACACTCCAACGGGTTGAGTCATCCACTTTCCAAGACTGGCCTTTTCCAAGACCTTGATGAAAGAacttctttggaagaagacCTCAAACTTGACGAAGAAAATGTAAAAGGTGTTTCATTCACTGCACTTGATGTGGCGAGAAGACTCCCAAGCAACTTGGATTTAAGAGGTACTCTAGTTCACTCAAACCAGTCATTAAAACGAAAACAAAAGCATAACCAATCACCACCTcaatttgagaaaagaatcaaaacaGAAGATGGCTTCGTAGTACCACCATTGCCAACCGTTATGGAAGAAAGtgaggaagaaaatgaagaaggaGATGCCAACCTAGATCTCGACGAAGATGATAGTGATCCTCGTTCTGTATCGTTAGTGAATGGCCATCTGCGATTACTGTTAACTGCGAATATTCCGtttatcaaagaatcaaaacCCGGTCAATTTTTCGTCCCATACTCATCTCTAATCCcaatattgaaatcatcTACTTATGATTCAATAATCGCATCGACTTTGGGACCATCATCACATCGAGTATTAAGATGTATTAGAGACAATGGACTTTGTAcagaaagaacaattaCAACTACATCACTTATGAGAGAGAAAGACGTTAGAACTGTCATCGGTACTTTGGTCAAATATAACGCGATAGAGATACAAGAGGTACCAAGAACTGTAGATAGGGCTGCTTCAAGAGCTGTATTCTTATTTCGAATCAAGGAAAAACACGCTTTCAATACCATGAAACTAAATCTTACCTGGAATCTTGCTAGGCTCATATCTAAATTGGAAACCttgaaagaggaaaatGCAACGctcttgaagaaagcaaATAGGGATGATGTAAAAGGTCGAGAAATGGAACTCCTCCTTGCAAGCGaaatcaatcaattgaaagTGGTAAACGATAGAGAATTAAATGGACTAGTTCGTAGACATAGACTACTTTCATTATGGGaagtcttcaaattattCTGA
- the QCR2 gene encoding ubiquinol--cytochrome-c reductase subunit 2 (similar to uniprot|P07257 Saccharomyces cerevisiae YPR191W QCR2 40 kDa ubiquinol cytochrome-c reductase core protein 2), producing MLSSRLQFAQQTARKFSISAKDGSGKLSTLAVKVHGGSRYADKEGIAHLLSRFNFHNTGNKSALRLVRESELLGGKFESSVDREYITLKATFLKEDLPYFVNALGNVLYKTSFRPHELPESVLPAAKYDISVSETNPINKAEDLLYNVSFRKDLGNTVLYRGVEKVTLDDIKAYANKVYTKENIEIVGQGVNEADLKRFVNDSLIGSLPTGSKLAAQAQPKFFSGEARLSAPGASVAAIAVPVTKEQFATYEVLAKYLTSALSELSPLIDSAKLDKYANAGLFSLYVKGEDASVVAENIKKVVDTLKKDVDISAAKEYTALQLSLENAPIDVSNVKNVKLDKFSYAAVGNVAKLPFADEL from the coding sequence ATGTTGTCCAGTAGATTACAATTTGCCCAGCAAACTGCTAGAAAATTCAGTATTTCCGCTAAAGACGGTTCCGGTAAACTATCCACTTTGGCTGTTAAGGTTCACGGTGGTTCTCGTTACGCCGACAAAGAAGGTATTGCCCACCTTTTGTCCAGATTCAACTTCCATAACACCGGTAACAAGTCTGCTTTGAGATTGGTTAGAGAAAGTGAATTGTTGGGTGGTAAGTTCGAATCCAGTGTTGACAGAGAATACATCACTTTGAAGGCTactttcttgaaggaagaTCTTCCATACTTCGTTAACGCTTTGGGTAACGTTTTGTACAAGACCAGTTTCAGACCCCACGAATTACCAGAATCTGTCTTGCCAGCTGCTAAGTACGACATTTCCGTTTCTGAAACTAACCCAATCAACAAGGCCGAAGACTTACTTTACAATGTCTCTTTCAGAAAGGACTTAGGTAACACAGTTCTATACAGAGGTGTCGAGAAGGTCACCTTGGATGATATCAAGGCTTATGCCAACAAGGTCTACACCAAGgaaaacattgaaattgttGGTCAAGGTGTCAACGAAGCTGACTTGAAGAGATTTGTCAACGACTCTTTGATTGGTTCTTTACCAACTGGCTCCAAGTTGGCTGCTCAAGCTCAACCAAAGTTCTTCTCCGGTGAAGCCAGATTAAGTGCTCCAGGTGCCTCCGTTGCCGCTATCGCTGTTCCAGTTACTAAGGAACAGTTCGCTACCTACGAAGTCTTGGCTAAGTACCTAACCTCTGCTTTGTCCGAATTGTCTCCATTAATTGACTCAGCTAAGTTAGACAAGTACGCTAATGCCGGCTTGTTCTCTTTATACGTCAAGGGTGAGGATGCTTCTGTCGTTGCTGAAAACATAAAGAAGGTCGTTGATACCTTGAAGAAGGATGTCGACATTTCAGCTGCTAAGGAATACACTGCCTTGCAATTATCTTTGGAAAACGCTCCAATCGATGTCTCTAATGTCAAGAATGTCAAGTTGGACAAATTCTCTTACGCCGCTGTAGGTAACGTCGCTAAGCTACCTTTCGCTGATGAATTGTAA